Proteins encoded together in one Deltaproteobacteria bacterium window:
- a CDS encoding acetyl-CoA C-acyltransferase — protein sequence MAKAYIIASVRTAVGRAYKGSLKDTRPDDLGAVAIRGALDRVPNLDPARIDDVILGCAMPEGVQGMNVARICSLKAGLPDSVPAMTINRFCSSGLQAIAIAVDRIMAGFADVIVAGGTESMTMVPMGGSNPSFNPEIIENRPEVHLPMGLTAEEVARRYKVTREDQDQFAYHSHRKALAAIRDGKFREEIVPVSTALFQQKDGGLLLRKEIVFDTDDGPRADTTVEALAKLKPAFDARGTVTAGNSSQMSDGAAAAIVVSEKVLKELGVEPMARFLGFAVAGVAPEVMGIGPIAAIPKLMKRLRMKLNRVDLVELNEAFAAQSLPVIRELSLDPDKVNVNGGAIALGHPLGCTGAKLTASLLHEMKRRNASLGLVSMCIGGGMGAAGLFERA from the coding sequence ATGGCGAAAGCGTATATCATCGCGTCGGTGCGCACGGCGGTGGGCAGGGCGTACAAGGGAAGCCTGAAGGATACCCGCCCGGACGACCTCGGCGCGGTGGCGATCCGAGGGGCGCTGGACCGCGTGCCGAACCTCGACCCGGCGCGCATCGACGACGTGATCCTCGGCTGCGCGATGCCCGAGGGCGTGCAGGGGATGAACGTCGCCCGGATCTGCTCCCTCAAGGCGGGCCTGCCCGACAGCGTCCCCGCGATGACGATCAACCGGTTCTGCTCCTCGGGGCTCCAGGCGATCGCCATCGCGGTGGACCGGATCATGGCGGGGTTCGCGGACGTGATCGTCGCGGGGGGAACGGAGTCGATGACGATGGTTCCGATGGGCGGGAGCAATCCGTCCTTCAACCCGGAGATCATCGAGAACCGGCCGGAGGTGCACCTCCCGATGGGGCTGACCGCCGAGGAGGTGGCCCGTCGGTACAAGGTGACGCGGGAGGACCAGGACCAGTTCGCCTACCACAGTCACCGCAAGGCGCTCGCGGCAATCCGGGACGGCAAATTCCGGGAGGAGATCGTCCCGGTGAGCACGGCGCTGTTCCAGCAGAAGGACGGCGGGCTGCTCCTCCGCAAGGAGATCGTCTTCGACACGGACGACGGACCGCGCGCCGACACGACGGTCGAGGCCCTCGCGAAGCTCAAGCCCGCCTTCGACGCGAGAGGTACGGTGACGGCGGGGAACTCCTCCCAGATGAGCGACGGTGCGGCCGCCGCGATCGTCGTCTCGGAGAAGGTGCTGAAGGAGCTCGGTGTTGAGCCGATGGCGCGCTTCCTCGGGTTCGCCGTCGCCGGCGTGGCCCCCGAGGTGATGGGGATCGGTCCGATCGCGGCGATCCCGAAGCTCATGAAGCGGCTGCGGATGAAGCTCAACCGCGTCGACCTGGTCGAGCTGAACGAGGCGTTCGCCGCGCAGTCCCTCCCCGTGATCCGGGAGCTGTCGCTCGACCCCGACAAGGTGAACGTGAACGGCGGAGCGATCGCCCTCGGCCACCCGCTCGGGTGCACCGGCGCAAAGCTCACCGCGTCGCTCCTGCACGAGATGAAGCGCCGCAACGCCTCCCTCGGCCTCGTCTCGATGTGCATCGGCGGCGGAATGGGCGCCGCGGGGCTCTTCGAGCGCGCCTGA
- a CDS encoding homocysteine synthase, whose amino-acid sequence MSSTYKPETIALHGGQKPDPTTNARAVPIYQTTSYVFNDTAHAARLFGLQEFGNIYTRIMNPTTDVFEQRVAQLEGGTGALAVASGQAASTLALLNIARAGDEIVSSASLYGGTYNLFHYTFPKMGIEVKFVDPKDPKSFRKALTKKTKAIFAESVGNPKLDTLDFAAVSKAAHDAGIPLVVDNTMPTPFLMRPFDHGADIVVHSATKFIGGHGTSIGGIVVDSGKFDWGNGNFPEFSAPDPSYHGLKYWEVFGNFPGLGNVAFIIKLRVQLLRDLGPALSPFNAFQFLLGLETLHLRMERHSANALAVGKFLEKHPNVSWVNYPGLPSHPSHALAKKYHHRGLYGAILGFGIKGGVAAGKKFIESLKLFSHLANIGDAKSLVIHPASTTHQQLTPAEQLATGVTDDFVRLSVGIENVDDIIADLDQALRKS is encoded by the coding sequence ATGTCCTCTACGTACAAGCCGGAAACGATCGCCCTTCATGGAGGGCAGAAACCCGACCCGACGACCAACGCACGGGCGGTGCCGATCTACCAGACCACCTCGTACGTCTTCAACGATACCGCCCACGCGGCGAGGCTTTTCGGGCTGCAGGAGTTCGGGAACATCTATACCCGGATCATGAACCCGACGACCGACGTGTTCGAGCAGCGGGTCGCGCAGCTCGAAGGGGGCACCGGGGCGCTCGCGGTGGCTTCCGGCCAGGCGGCCTCGACGCTCGCCCTGCTGAACATCGCCCGCGCGGGGGACGAGATCGTCTCGTCGGCCTCCCTCTACGGCGGGACGTACAACCTGTTCCACTACACCTTCCCGAAGATGGGGATCGAGGTGAAGTTCGTCGACCCGAAGGACCCGAAGAGCTTCCGGAAGGCGCTCACGAAGAAGACGAAGGCGATCTTCGCGGAAAGCGTGGGCAACCCCAAGCTCGACACGCTCGACTTCGCCGCGGTCTCGAAGGCCGCGCACGACGCGGGGATCCCGCTGGTGGTGGATAATACGATGCCGACTCCCTTCCTGATGCGCCCCTTCGACCACGGGGCGGACATCGTGGTCCACTCCGCCACCAAGTTCATCGGCGGCCACGGGACCTCGATCGGCGGCATCGTCGTCGACTCCGGAAAGTTCGACTGGGGAAACGGGAACTTCCCCGAGTTCTCCGCGCCCGACCCGTCGTACCACGGGTTGAAATATTGGGAGGTCTTCGGGAATTTTCCGGGCCTCGGGAACGTCGCGTTCATCATCAAGCTGCGGGTCCAGCTGCTGCGCGATCTCGGGCCGGCGCTGTCGCCCTTCAACGCCTTCCAGTTTCTGCTGGGGCTGGAGACGCTCCACCTGCGGATGGAGCGGCACAGCGCGAACGCCCTGGCCGTGGGGAAGTTCCTCGAGAAGCATCCCAACGTCTCCTGGGTCAACTATCCGGGGCTGCCAAGCCACCCCTCGCACGCCCTCGCGAAGAAGTACCACCACCGCGGGCTGTACGGCGCGATCCTCGGGTTCGGCATCAAGGGCGGCGTCGCGGCGGGAAAGAAGTTCATCGAGAGCCTCAAGCTCTTCTCTCACCTGGCGAACATCGGAGACGCGAAGAGCCTCGTGATCCACCCGGCCTCCACGACGCACCAGCAACTCACCCCCGCGGAGCAACTCGCCACCGGCGTCACGGACGACTTCGTCCGCCTCTCGGTCGGGATCGAAAACGTCGACGACATCATCGCGGACCTCGACCAGGCGCTTCGCAAGAGCTGA